The following proteins come from a genomic window of Bubalus kerabau isolate K-KA32 ecotype Philippines breed swamp buffalo chromosome 20, PCC_UOA_SB_1v2, whole genome shotgun sequence:
- the LOC129634998 gene encoding cathelicidin-4-like, with the protein MQTQRAILVLGRWSPWLLLLGLVVSSTSAQDLSYREAVLRAVGQLNERSSEANLYRLLELDPPPKDDEDLGTRKPVSFTVKETVCPRTTQQPAEQCDFKEKGRVKQCVGTVTLDPSNDQFDLNCNELQSVRIRFPWPWPWPWWRRFRG; encoded by the exons ATGCAGACCCAAAGGGCCATCCTCGTGCTGGGGCGGTGGTCACCGTGGCTTCTGCTGCTGGGGCTTGTGGTGTCCTCGACCAGTGCCCAGGACCTCAGCTACAGGGAGGCCGTGCTTCGTGCTGTGGGTCAGCTCAATGAGCGGTCCTCAGAAGCTAATCTCTACCGCCTCCTGGAGCTAGACCCGCCTCCCAAGGAT GATGAAGATCTGGGCACTCGAAAGCCTGTGAGCTTCACGGTGAAGGAGACTGTGTGCCCCAGGACGACTCAGCAGCCTGCGGAGCAGTGTGACttcaaggagaaaggg CGGGTGAAGCAGTGTGTGGGGACAGTCACCCTGGACCCGTCCAATGACCAGTTTGACCTAAACTGTAATGAG CTCCAGAGTGTCAGGATACGCTTTCCATGGCCATGGCCATGGCCATGGTGGCGCAGATTCCGAGGTTGA